From Styela clava chromosome 6, kaStyClav1.hap1.2, whole genome shotgun sequence, one genomic window encodes:
- the LOC120344113 gene encoding uncharacterized protein LOC120344113, which produces MSVKTKRAKCFSPDEIEALVSGVSQHREQVFWAYSQSVTTQTKRAAWRDISNKVNSVNITGSIRTDSQIEHKWYDMKSNAKKRVSLYRKDLKKTGGGTITAKPPTEMDYRIIALMGNESVEGIPGAAAIENWLCHAETSSLSMQISQVNSGDTYEGSSSPIIASSQPFAFAEHEDQGTGGALPYTSYIESETSCYDHSASSTVSSKRSKRKRRRCDDEASDIVTIQREIKELLHSLVDSHKKMEKSLAKIAEKYCDSKI; this is translated from the exons ATGTCAGTGAAAACGAAAAGGGCAAAGTGCTTTTCACCTGATGAGATTGAGGCACTAGTTTCTGGGGTTTCACAACACCGTGAACAAGTTTTTTGGGCTTACTCTCAGAGTGTTACTACACAAACCAAAAGAGCAGCATGGAGAGATATTTCGAACAAG GTGAATTCAGTCAATATTACAGGGAGTATTAGAACCGATAGCCAGATAGAACACAAGTGGTACGACATGAAGTCGAATGCCAAAAAGAGGGTCTCTTTGTACaggaaagatttaaaaaaaactggagGAGGTACAATTACTGCAAAACCACCTACAGAGATGGACTACAGGATAATAGCCCTTATGGGAAATGAGTCAGTTGAGGGCATACCAGGTGCTGCAGCAATCGAAAACTGGCTTT GTCATGCTGAAACATCCTCACTTTCGATGCAAATTTCTCAAGTCAATTCAGGTGACACGTACGAAGGATCATCAA GTCCAATAATTGCATCTTCGCAACCATTTGCGTTTGCAGAACATGAAGACCAAGGCACTG GGGGTGCGCTTCCATACACTTCATATATTGAAAGTGAAACTTCCTGTTATGACCATTCTGCATCGTCTACAGTCAGCAGCAAAAGAAGCAAAAGAAAAAGAAGACGCTGCGATGACGAGGCGAGTGACATTGTCACAATCCAAAGAGAAATAAAAGAACTACTGCATAGTTTGGTAGACTCTCACaagaaaatggaaaaaagtCTGGCAAAAATTGCTGAAAAATATTGTGACTCAAAAATATAG